Part of the Tolypothrix sp. PCC 7910 genome, CAACCAGTCTTTGATATTCTTCGGGTGAGGCTGAGGTCTGAATTTGTCTTTCTAATGTGATAATTTCTTCTTCTTGAGAATTAAGCAGTCTAATTTTATCTTTCGCTTTGGTTTTAGCATACTCCAGGTAATGATGTATAACATTATCTAAATTATGTATGGTGTCTGTATCAGCTAATAACCAAGGTTCAGCGATGGCGGCGTTATCTAAATCTTGATTTTCTTGGGAGATAAATTCTTTAATTTCATCTGCTGCTGCTTGTTCAATAGCTAATTTATTAATCAAATTGAGTAACTTTTTATCTCTTTCAATTAATAAATCATGAGCCACTTTCGCTTGTTGAATGCGAAATTCTGCTTCGCCTTGGTTGTAAGCCTCATTTAATAGAGGTGTAATCAATCCCAGCGGTAAAAATTCGGCAGCTAAATCACATAGCGATTGGCGAATTGTTTCTGTTGCTTTGATTCTGTCTTCCTTTTGTTTCTCTAATTGGCTGCGTTCCCCCGCAATTTTGCCCCCCTCAGAAATAAATTTATGCACAGCTTCCTGCTGTCTAACTTCGGCGGCGGTTAAATTCTCTTGGAGAGATGTAATTGATTGCGATTCTTGATGATACTCATCTTGTAAAGCTTTCAATTTGTCTTCAATTTCTTCAATATCTGCTAAATCTTTAGTATCCGCAAGTTCCTTGCGTTTGCGATTGACTAATATATCTAAATCTACCGCTAATCTATCTGCCAACTCTAATCCTAAAAGTCCACTAATTGCATCGACTACAAGTGGTGGTGGTATTTCCTGTTCTGCAAGTTCTTTAACTTGTTCTCCATCAAATAAAAATAAGTTAGAAATTCCTAAAGGTAACAAATTTTCAATATATTCATCCCAAATATTAACTAAAGCCGTATCTAGCCATTCATGAGAATCTAAAATTCCTAAATGGTCTTTACCCTCTTTGGGATTTTTTTCCCAGGTACGTACAACGCGGTATTTTACTGGCTGATCATTTTCGATATGTTCAAAAAGTAATTCAATGCGCGTTTTTTCCACTGGATCGGTTTTGCTATTAACGCATTGCGTCAGAAAATCGCTATAACTTAAATTACCACGAGTTGAACATTGGGCACGATGACCATAAAGGGCAAGGCGAATTGCATCCATGAGGGTGGTTTTACCGCCACCATTCATTCCACCTAACAGAATAATCGGACGAGAATTCTCATAATTTCTTGGGTCAAGATTAATTACTTGTTTACCAGCGTAGGGGCCAAAGTTTTGTAATACGAGTTCAAGAAATATCATTTATAGCAATTCGTGTAGGATTTGGGAAATTATTGGTTGAGGAAGGAAGCAATTATAAAACAACGGGATGGACGTTGAGCATAAAAAATTTTGTGCCTCAATTGCAAATTACGATTAAACTCGCCTTACCACAGTTGATCTTAATTGATTTAGATTATTCCTCTCCAAAAGAGTTGAGCTAGATTAAAGTCTCCGTCAGCATCTGAGTGTTGAGTTCTGAGCCTTCTGTGTTCCTAACCAGCCATTTCCCAATCCCCAAACAATAGGGGAATCTACGCATTGTTTTTTTGTAGTTTTTGTGAGATTCTCCTTGACATAACTATTTAATACAGTAACTTGATAGAATTATCGTAGTTTATTTGCAGCCTAGAAGAGGAGAATCTAAATGAGACTCATATCCAGTCGGGCAAATTTATGGAGGTTACAGATTTTTGGCTATCTGTGTTTTGTCTGTGTCGCATTCTTGTTCAACCGCCCAATGAGTATGGGGGGATTGAGCTAATGTCTGCAAATAAAATCAGAAAATCCGCACCAATTCACAGTAGAATTTCCGTACCTACACAGTATCAAAGACAGCCTGTTATCTCACGACTAGTATCTCGCTATGGTATAACAGTTAACATTGTAGCTGCATCATTAGTATCTGGTAGTGAAAGCGATGGCTGGTTTGATTTAGAACTGTTGGGAAATCCTCAGCAAATCACTAATAGCCTGTCTTACCTGCAAGAATTGGGGGTGGGTTTAGTAGAGTTAGCGATCGCAAATCATATTCAATTTCACCAACATTCTCAGCCGTTCCCAAAAGCATTTAACAAACTAACACGCAAAGAATTAGAAACATTTAAAAATCAGTGGGCGACAGAATGCCAAAAATGGCTTTCTCATGGGCAAACTAATAGACTACATATACAATTGTGTATTTTAAAAAGCTATTACAAAAAACCGATAATTTCTCAGCTAGTATCTCGTTTTGGATTAACAGTTAATATCACCAGTGCTTTTCTCAATCCCGCTGTAGAAGATGACGGATGGTTTGACTTGGATTTGTGGGGCGAAACAAAACAAATCCATTCTAGCCTGCGATACTTAAAAAAACTGGGAATACCAATTTGGCCTGATTGGTCTGGTACAGTGCAACACAGAAATTTAGAACCAATAGTTTTTTAATTTACTAATTTATTATCTCATGACCACATTCCATCAAATTCAAGTTAAAACAGCACCCAAATTTCCTTCGGTTCCATCTTTTTCTGAAAAAAGCCAAATTACCAAGGTTCGTGTGTGCATATATATTCCTAATTCCTATCTTAAAGAACCAGTAATTTCTCGTTTAATTTCTCATCATGGTTTAGTCGTGAACATCATTAGCGCTATTCTAGGAACTACTACAGGTGGAGAGGGACGCTTTGATTTAGAAATTCGCGGAACCTTGTCACAAATTTCTAGCGGTTTAAATTACCTCGAATCTCTAAATCTAAAAATTGTCGGTAAGCCTAATGTAGATGGGGATAGTTGGAGTTATTGATTTTAGAGACTGGTGATTAGGGACTAGGGATTGGGGGACAAAATGAAATATTCCTATGACCAATTACCCATTACCAAACATTTATATTTCATAATACCAAATATCTTCTTGTTTCAATACGATACGATGCAAAGACAGACGATTAATTAATCCTTCTTGCTCAAATTGTCCTAAAACGCGGGTGATAGTGACGCGAGTTGAACCTAATATTTCTGCGAGGTCTTCGTGAGTAAGACGCATATCAATTAAACGTCCCTTTTCCACTTCCGAGCCGAACCTTCTCGATAACCATGCTAATAACTTAATCAGCATCGTATCTACTTTTTTATAGCTACGAATCACCATCAACTCTTCCGCTTGTTGAATGTGAGCTAATAAAATATCTGTAGGTTGATGCCATTCTTCTAACAGCAAAATTTTTGCTTCTACTTTAGTTAGACACTCCATTTGATAGGGGTCTAACTTAGATAAACTTTTCCCTACTATATCCCCTGGCCCCCACAATCCTAAAGCAACTGTAGTACCATCTTCTAAATATGTAAAAGTGCGAACAAAGCCTGTTTCAATTTTCCACAAAACCCCTGGATGTTCTGGTAAAAATGACCTGCGAGTAAAAATCTGCTTAGTATTTTTACTTGGTTGAGTAGTAACAATTTGTGAGAGAGCCATTAGTAAATATATTACTGTTATTCGATAGATTAACTGTAGTATACATATATCAGGTTCTTTGCGACTAGAGGTATTACACTCATCCAGGTTTTTTGCTGTAATTGAAGGGTTGAAGAACTAAAGCCAAGATTTGCGTTTTTTTGTTGGGTTGCGCTGCGCTTATTCCAATCTACTTTTTGAGTTGGAAAATACGCTTACCTTCACAGGAAATCGGAGGGAAACTCTGATCCGTGGGTGTGTAGGGTGCGCGCCCACCGATTTTGGGCTTGCTTGTGGCGGGACAAGTTAATTCTTTACTATGCCCCATGCCCTATCCCCTATGCCCTTTTGATGGTATAAGATTATGTCGGCTCAATAAGTGGCACAGTTAGCGCATAATTATACTTTAACCTATCGAATATTTAAGTATATACTGATACGGCTGCGACTTATGTTACCCGATCGCCCGATTAAATTTGAAGTCAGGCTGCCATCTTCCCATCCTCAGCTACTAGAAGGGCTAGATCTATGGTTGCGCTTGGGTTTGATATCTCATGCCAAAGTGAGGCAGATTTGCGAAGAGAATTTGGTTTGTCCGGTGGTGTTGCAACCGCAAGCGGCTGTAACAATTTCCGATCCGGTGCAACAGTTACCTGAAGATATGTTACAGACTGCATCTGTAAAATCTAGCAGTCGCACGCAACCAGAAGCGAAGTCAGCTAAACCTAACTTTGTAACCACAATGTTACAGTCCTTAGGGGAAGAATTGAGTGTACGCTGGCTGCTGTTTTTAGGGGTGTTTTTGGTGGTGGTATCCTCTGGGGTACTCGCAGCCAGCCAGTGGGAAAGGTTCCCCGCTTCTGGACAGTATGGGGTTTTATTGGCTTATACTTTAAGCTTTTGGGGTTTCAGCTTTTGGGCGGCGAAGCAAAATAATCTGAGATTGACAGCACAAACATTGCTGCTGGTGACACTGTTATTAGTGCCGGTGAATTTTTGGGCAATGGACAGCTTCAAATTGTGGCACAATCCTTTGGACTGGATTACAGTTGCGATCGCAGCGCCTACGTTAACACTCATTACGGTTTTACTTTGCAATAATCGGCTATTTTTTACTAATTTACGCACTGATAAATTATTACTGCTCAATATTCTTGGGCTATCGTTCCTACATTGGGGCTGGAAAATCCCCGGCTTTCCTTTAATTGCTGTATATGCGGCGATGGTAGGAACAACTATAATTACTGTTTATTACAATCTTCACCGACAGCCTCAATCGTCAGAAACTCCACCAACAGAAAGCAGTAGCCGCATAAGCTTCGGTATTAACTTACCTGCTGCTGTAATTGTTTATGCCCTATTAATGCTATTAATGCGGGCAATTTTTATTGTCCAGATAGATATCACCAAACTCGGTTTAGCCATAGGTATTTGCGGCTGGTTGATGACTTGGCTAGCCATGAGAGAGGCAGGAGGCAGGGGGCAGGAGGCAGGAGGCAGGGGGCAGGAGGCAGGGGGACAAGGAGAAAGTAATTCCCCAGTCCCCAATCCCCAACCCCACCTCATCTGGCAACAACTCGGCAGCGTGCTGCTATTATTGGGTTGGTTGGTGGCGGTGATTAATTATCCTTGGCAAGCAATAGCTGTGAGTGGCTTAGGTTTGCAGTTTGTCGGTAGCAGATTGCAGAGATATAGCTTACAGGGTGACTTAGCCGCAGTTTTTATTATTGGCTTACAAACGATTTGGCTGGGTTGGCGATTATTACCGCCGACTGTACAACAATCAGCGATCGCATTTGGTACGCAACTGACTAATTCTCAAAATGAACCTTGGGCGTTGCTGGGTGTGGTTTACTTTCCCTACCTGCTGTTTATGGTGGCGCTGACGGAAGGTTTTTACCGTCGCCAAAAGCGCGAATTGGCTCAATTTGGGGATGTGCTGACGCTGATTTTGGGGACTGGTTTAACAACGCTGACTTTATTTAATCCGGTATTGCGATCGCTCAATTTGCTATTCTCGACGATGACGCTGGGTTTTGTTACCAAGCAACGTTTACAGCGAGACTCAGAAATCAGGGCTTTTTCTCCCTTGATTTACCTCACTCATATCATGGGAGTATTTACACTTTGCTCAATCATTGATTGGCTGTTACCAAGTTTGGGTAGGGAAGTTTGGGCAACTATTTTATTAGTTGTG contains:
- a CDS encoding NIL domain-containing protein, with the translated sequence MTTFHQIQVKTAPKFPSVPSFSEKSQITKVRVCIYIPNSYLKEPVISRLISHHGLVVNIISAILGTTTGGEGRFDLEIRGTLSQISSGLNYLESLNLKIVGKPNVDGDSWSY
- the dndD gene encoding DNA sulfur modification protein DndD gives rise to the protein MIFLELVLQNFGPYAGKQVINLDPRNYENSRPIILLGGMNGGGKTTLMDAIRLALYGHRAQCSTRGNLSYSDFLTQCVNSKTDPVEKTRIELLFEHIENDQPVKYRVVRTWEKNPKEGKDHLGILDSHEWLDTALVNIWDEYIENLLPLGISNLFLFDGEQVKELAEQEIPPPLVVDAISGLLGLELADRLAVDLDILVNRKRKELADTKDLADIEEIEDKLKALQDEYHQESQSITSLQENLTAAEVRQQEAVHKFISEGGKIAGERSQLEKQKEDRIKATETIRQSLCDLAAEFLPLGLITPLLNEAYNQGEAEFRIQQAKVAHDLLIERDKKLLNLINKLAIEQAAADEIKEFISQENQDLDNAAIAEPWLLADTDTIHNLDNVIHHYLEYAKTKAKDKIRLLNSQEEEIITLERQIQTSASPEEYQRLVDELQQAQQQVAEAKASWEIAKRRLDELVTAIDNTKKSLENYTETSLKLQNKGHIIESAARVQETLKLFREKLTLRKLNKLEVEVTECFRYLLHKSDLVHRVAIDTNTFSLSLYDLNGKPVPKHRLSAGEKQLLAIAFLWGLARVSGRRLPVAIDTPLGRLDSSHRSNLVERYFPSASHQVILLSTDTEIGKKEVETLRENEAIAHEYLLKYNSTTRQTTIKTGYFW
- a CDS encoding Crp/Fnr family transcriptional regulator, which encodes MALSQIVTTQPSKNTKQIFTRRSFLPEHPGVLWKIETGFVRTFTYLEDGTTVALGLWGPGDIVGKSLSKLDPYQMECLTKVEAKILLLEEWHQPTDILLAHIQQAEELMVIRSYKKVDTMLIKLLAWLSRRFGSEVEKGRLIDMRLTHEDLAEILGSTRVTITRVLGQFEQEGLINRLSLHRIVLKQEDIWYYEI
- a CDS encoding NIL domain-containing protein; translated protein: MSANKIRKSAPIHSRISVPTQYQRQPVISRLVSRYGITVNIVAASLVSGSESDGWFDLELLGNPQQITNSLSYLQELGVGLVELAIANHIQFHQHSQPFPKAFNKLTRKELETFKNQWATECQKWLSHGQTNRLHIQLCILKSYYKKPIISQLVSRFGLTVNITSAFLNPAVEDDGWFDLDLWGETKQIHSSLRYLKKLGIPIWPDWSGTVQHRNLEPIVF